A single genomic interval of Malania oleifera isolate guangnan ecotype guangnan chromosome 13, ASM2987363v1, whole genome shotgun sequence harbors:
- the LOC131146759 gene encoding 14 kDa proline-rich protein DC2.15-like gives MASKTSFSATLFLAMNLLFFTLVSGQYCDSTCTPAGVPPGQILTCPSNTLNLGVCANLLNGLLGIIIGTPPTAPCCSLIAGLVDLDAAVCLCTAIKANLLGINLNIPVSLRLLLNACGRTAPSGFTCA, from the coding sequence ATGGCTTCCAAAACCTCATTCTCGGCTACTCTTTTTCTTGCGATGAATCTCCTTTTCTTCACCCTAGTTTCTGGACAATATTGTGATTCTACATGCACTCCTGCAGGTGTTCCACCAGGCCAAATCCTAACTTGTCCTTCAAATACTCTAAATTTAGGTGTATGTGCAAATTTACTTAATGGGCTGCTCGGAATTATCATTGGTACTCCACCTACCGCTCCATGCTGCAGCTTGATTgctggtttggtcgacctagACGCTGCAGTTTGCCTGTGCACTGCTATTAAGGCGAACTTGTTGGGCATTAATCTTAACATTCCAGTTTCCCTCCGTTTGCTTCTTAATGCTTGTGGGAGGACTGCACCATCTGGCTTTACTTGTGCTTAA